A single region of the Solwaraspora sp. WMMD791 genome encodes:
- a CDS encoding TIM-barrel domain-containing protein: protein MPYRPPLVPHETFVADPPDLPVRAPGEQGLSALVRAEVVGTDGGGVTFKGATADGDSMTVSVSAAGDGVVRVRLSATPDARSRSARAIPLVDARPYPATITASDDMVRVDAGAVVAEIRLDPWHLRFLDPQGRVLLNQNRGERDISGRLRTLPFGRSLVDGAVAAYHECFDAPGDERFVGLGEKFTRLDKRGQRALMWNFDAFGAESDRSHKNVPLYLSDRGYGVLVDSGMPVEFDICASTHSCVQILVPDDLIDYYVIAGPTPAQILDRYDGLTGRPVLPPKWAFGTWISSGFYVDTQELVLERARRIRADGIPCDVLHLDCYWQADGAWSDLAWDAKNFPDPAGMLATLAEQGFKVSLWMNPYIMTGSPVFAQADAAGYFLRRADGSTYIADVWHGSFPVCGIVDFTNPAATEWFTGLLRDLLRQGAMVFKTDFAEGVPADAVAHNGMTGVELHNVYTLLFNDAVAAVTREVAGHGMVWARSSFLGGQRHPAQWSGDVNATWPGMASTLRGGLSHGLSGVPFWSHDAGGFHGTPTPDLYVRWAQFGALSPLVRFHGTTSRLPWDFPDDAAHDAVEAIRLRYRLMPYLYSAAVAASRTGAPMLRALLFDTPADPAAWGAELEYRLGPDLLVAPMINPDGRRQVYLPAGEWVDYWTGETHSGGRYLLVQVPRERVPLYVRRGALIATTEVGDVVGDGPFTEVTLVSWGGVDAETVVSDVDGDTRVTAVRDGDTLRVTVDGPLAVRRVEVVAVAGTEAPTTVVLDGVTGCS, encoded by the coding sequence ATGCCGTACCGTCCGCCTCTGGTCCCCCACGAGACCTTCGTCGCCGACCCGCCCGACCTGCCGGTACGCGCACCCGGCGAGCAGGGCCTGTCCGCGCTGGTGCGCGCCGAGGTGGTCGGCACCGACGGCGGCGGGGTGACCTTCAAGGGCGCCACCGCCGACGGCGACTCGATGACGGTCTCCGTCAGCGCCGCCGGCGACGGAGTGGTCCGGGTCCGACTCAGCGCCACCCCCGACGCCCGCAGCCGCTCCGCCCGGGCGATCCCGCTGGTCGACGCCCGACCGTACCCGGCGACCATCACCGCCAGCGACGACATGGTCCGCGTCGACGCCGGCGCGGTCGTCGCCGAGATCCGGCTCGACCCCTGGCACCTGCGGTTCCTCGACCCGCAGGGCCGGGTACTGCTGAACCAGAACCGGGGCGAGCGCGACATCAGCGGCCGGCTGCGTACCCTGCCGTTCGGGCGGTCGCTGGTGGACGGTGCCGTCGCCGCGTACCACGAATGCTTCGACGCCCCCGGCGACGAACGCTTCGTCGGGCTCGGCGAGAAGTTCACCCGGCTGGACAAGCGCGGCCAGCGGGCGCTGATGTGGAACTTCGACGCCTTCGGCGCGGAGTCGGACCGCTCGCACAAGAACGTTCCGCTGTACCTGTCCGACCGGGGCTACGGGGTGCTGGTCGACAGCGGGATGCCGGTCGAGTTCGACATCTGCGCGTCGACGCACAGCTGCGTACAGATCCTGGTGCCGGACGACCTGATCGACTACTACGTGATCGCCGGGCCCACCCCCGCGCAGATCCTGGACCGCTACGACGGGCTGACCGGCCGACCGGTGCTGCCGCCCAAGTGGGCCTTCGGCACCTGGATCTCCTCCGGGTTCTACGTGGACACCCAGGAGCTGGTCCTGGAGCGGGCCCGTCGAATCCGCGCCGACGGCATCCCCTGCGACGTGCTGCACCTGGACTGCTACTGGCAGGCCGACGGCGCCTGGTCCGACCTGGCCTGGGACGCGAAGAACTTCCCGGACCCGGCCGGCATGCTGGCCACCCTCGCCGAGCAGGGGTTCAAGGTCAGCCTCTGGATGAACCCGTACATCATGACCGGCAGCCCGGTCTTCGCGCAGGCCGACGCGGCCGGCTACTTCCTGCGCCGCGCCGACGGGTCGACCTACATCGCCGACGTCTGGCACGGCTCCTTCCCGGTCTGCGGGATCGTCGACTTCACCAACCCGGCGGCCACCGAGTGGTTCACCGGACTGCTGCGTGACCTGCTGCGCCAAGGGGCGATGGTGTTCAAGACCGACTTCGCCGAAGGCGTGCCGGCCGACGCGGTGGCGCACAACGGGATGACCGGCGTCGAACTGCACAACGTCTACACCCTGCTGTTCAACGACGCGGTCGCGGCGGTCACCCGGGAGGTCGCCGGGCACGGCATGGTCTGGGCGCGTTCGTCGTTCCTCGGCGGGCAACGGCACCCGGCGCAGTGGAGCGGCGACGTCAACGCCACCTGGCCGGGAATGGCCAGCACGCTGCGCGGCGGGCTGTCGCACGGGCTCTCCGGCGTACCGTTCTGGAGCCACGACGCCGGCGGCTTCCACGGCACCCCGACCCCGGACCTGTACGTCCGGTGGGCCCAGTTCGGTGCGCTGTCGCCGCTGGTGCGCTTCCACGGCACCACCAGCCGGCTGCCGTGGGACTTCCCCGACGACGCCGCGCACGACGCGGTCGAGGCGATCCGGTTGCGGTACCGGTTGATGCCCTACCTCTACTCGGCGGCGGTCGCGGCGTCGCGCACCGGCGCGCCGATGCTGCGGGCCCTGCTGTTCGACACGCCGGCCGACCCGGCCGCGTGGGGTGCCGAGTTGGAGTACCGGCTCGGCCCCGATCTGCTGGTCGCCCCGATGATCAACCCGGACGGCCGGCGGCAGGTGTACCTGCCGGCCGGCGAGTGGGTCGACTACTGGACCGGCGAGACCCACTCCGGCGGGCGGTACCTGCTGGTGCAGGTGCCCCGGGAGCGGGTTCCACTGTACGTACGCCGGGGTGCGCTGATCGCCACCACCGAGGTGGGTGACGTGGTCGGCGACGGCCCGTTCACGGAGGTGACGCTGGTCAGCTGGGGTGGCGTCGACGCCGAGACGGTGGTCAGCGACGTCGACGGCGACACGAGGGTCACGGCGGTCCGCGACGGCGACACACTGCGGGTCACGGTGGACGGGCCGCTGGCGGTACGCCGGGTGGAGGTCGTCGCGGTGGCCGGCACCGAGGCACCGACCACCGTGGTGCTCGACGGCGTCACCGGCTGCAGCTGA